GATTAGCGGCGCGCACGGAGACGGAGACTGCGAACGTGTGCAGTAGCATCAGTACAAGACAGGGACATCACGCGCCGCCATGCGCGCGCCTGCTGGGCTTGAGGGCGCGTGCACATGGGAGCGCGTACGCGCAGTCGCACAGCAGCTAGCCATGCTTGTCATGTAGATGCAATACGTGGCGGCCGTCATGTGAGGTCTGAATTTTCTATTTGCATCGCCGCCAATCGTCGTAGGATTAGTAACATAACCGAAGATTAGTAACAGATATTGTTTTCCTCAATTTAGCTATCATTTTTGTAATGCTGGTTCACTTGCTGAGGTGCATACAGGATAGCTGAAAATTTGTGCTACACAACCAAACTTTGTGCATTTCTACATGtcgcttctttttctttttttttttcaagaAATGAGTGGCTAGGTACTTTCAATTGGCCCTAGTTGTTGCCTAGCGACATTGCATTCGTTTCTATGCATCTACGTACCTGATGGTCAAAATAAGGATGctgccattatatatatatagacattgCGGATTCCTTCCTGTTGATGAAGTCGTCATCCGCGAAGCAAGGTGTCGATTAATTAAAGCAAAGCAATTCTACGGACGCTCAGACAAGGGAATACAAAGCTGATCTTTGAACACTGAATGCGAGACACGGCGCACGGCGAACCTCTACAAGTGTCTCTACGTTCTCGACTATTCAACTTTTTCACGGAATTCAAGAACACTTGGAGATTATGTGGTGAAGAAAGGTACTAGTAGCTACAGGACGAATCGTTGAATCTCAGAAACCGTAAAGCTACACAGCCTGTCAACACAGTATGTCTTCAGAAGGTGGGACCCAGCAACATATATATCTatttatacctaatattaaaaagATAAAATTTCATTCTATTTTTTCGTCCGGCTTCCCTTAACTATCGGGCCATCCTGTTAGGtatttaggcaatttcattatcagtttaatccagaaaaacaacatcagcaggttttgtgacgacatatatcactaccggagactgtgtagttaccgagtgcccagacaattaccgagtgtcaaaagtcggggcactcggaaaCCATTtattaccgagtgccaacactcggaaaacataaacacccAGTAGTAGACCTCTTTACCGAGTCAGAACACTCGGTAACCTCAAACACTCGGTAGAACTACAATTTTACCGaaggggcgcactcggtaaaaagAGACACTCGGTATTGAGCTGTCACGTCTCCTAGTATACCAACCGTGCgccaaacggcgtcacggcaatgacatgtttgccgagtgtagaagtatttgcactcggtaataataaagttttaccgagtgtaagttcacaacactcggtaaacactatcttttaccgagtgtactggcgcaacactcggtaaaattcaaccaaatttcttgtttttcccttcattctttttcctctatccacatatgatatttagtactccattccaaaatatagtgtttatttcgatttatttactatatttcacaaaattttcattctttatgataattagatacatatcgtgtaaatttaattgtaataattaaaatcgaactcgataaatcacgagattggaagaattaacattgaagcatacatctatattatagaaaaaattttcataacgtttcggaagtatttttacattcgtcgctgccgaaccggtacatctcccaaagagacactaaacattcacaatgacgagtaggatttctattaagagtgaaattcaacattatgatttgaacttggaattttttagatagtaaatagatgacatgaaatagttcatgtgaaagtttggtgaattttaggattaaattggcattttttcatttttgttttgcatgaaataatggaggacttttaccgagtgtgacctcaaacactcggtaaagattagccacggcccacctgtctctttaccgagtgccgtagatctgggcactcggtaaacatgtaccaggcccacatgttatTGGGCTGCGgttgcttctgtttaccgagtgccgtagatctgggcactcggtaaacatgtaccaggcccacatgtaattgggctgcggtgcttgagtttaccgagtgccgtatatctagggcactcggtaaacagaggcattcacttagtcgtttctCCCCTCAAATCGTCTGCAGAACACACACACACCGCACGCCCGCGCATccccgccgcaccgccgccgtccCCCGCGCCGGACGCACTCCCCGCCGTCCCCCGCActtgcgcccgcgcctccccgcgcccgcgcgctccacgccgacgccggcgccctccccgccgtcgccggcgcctccccaccgcgcggccgcctcctcccctccacgccgTCGCAGAACCGGCGCGCGCGGGTGGAAGACGAAGCAGCTGGAGAAGGACTACGACGCGCTGAAGCTCCAGCTCGACGCCGTCAAGGCGACAACGACTCCTCCTCTCCCACAACAAGAAGCTCCACCGctgcggccgcctcctcccctccaccaccgccgccaccgggcggtcccccacagccgccgccaccgggaaAGGAAGGGCTTGCAACCTCATCCATTGCTGAGGTTTGTGCTAATCTATCTTCTCAGATTGCAAAAAACGATATGCATGACTTATTCTGATGCTCACAGCCATAGGATTCTAGACCTTATCATTTTCGTTTTTTTCCGTCACAGAAAAGACATGATTGTGGTAGAGGAACTGTATATATGCAGACTAAATTAATCCGACATGGACTTGTTTGAATGTATTTAATCCAGTGTTAGTTCAAGAAAAAAGAGGCACACAATTCCAACCAGATGAGAACTTTTGCTGCCAATGAGCGTCCAGCATTAGGCTGGAAACGACATCTTTTATTTATcataaacaaaaaaataaaactcACCTTGTCATTGATACTTGTCGCTATAGCCTTTTACGGTCTTCGAAATCTAATTTTGACTAGTACTTTTTATTATTAGAATATAGTTATAATGTAACAGACCAAATAATTCTAAACATGTCATAAATCATACATGTGCATCATCCTTGCATTAACAAACAATTAAGCTCGTTTTGAATGCTTTTGAATTTAATTTCAAATTAAAGCGTTATTTTTTGTATGTGCTGGAGAAGAAATTTTGGATTTGATCGTACATATGCATTTAATTCAAGAACACCAAGCCATTGCCAAGTTGATCCATCAACGAAACGTTCTTTTGTCAAATGAATTAACCTGGAATATCGGAGGCCTGAGGGGCTCATTGCATTCGCCGCAACAGAATGCCGCCTCCTCTATGCTGCACTTGATCCTCTTGGCGCTGCTCTCTCCTTGTTCCTGAACATCTCCCATATacccttgctgctgctgctgctgccgtcgtTCTTCTCCATCTCGACGACCCAAAAAAggagagagataaaaaaaaacaATCCAGCCCACTACTACTAGCAATAATAATAGGCTATTATCTCGCCACTCGTTCCAGTCTTCCAGATATACTTTTACAAGTAACAGAGATGTGCATGCGCGCGGTAGATGGAAAGGTTACATCAAAttaagtgcatgcatgcatgattacTGGGCTAATTACTGCTCGTCAAACTGAAAGAATATGAGAAGGTGTTCTAGTATCAATCAATTTATAGGCTCTCGTTCTCGTGTAGGGCAATTTATCTGTCGGATCtttgaaaaaataaaacaaaaaaggaGTCCTACATGAGTACATTTAATTTGCAGACTGGAATTTTGCTTTGGTAGTAAAGCTGGAAGATATGTATTTTAGCAAGATAACTTGCACCGGAATCTTAGTTGAAATAAAGTAAACAAGTTACATAGTTGGCAAAGCCAGCTTGCCTGCTTCAGACAACAATGCACGGCGGCATGCATGCCAATGTGCTTAGCTGTGCCTCCATCTACAAGTGACATAGCAGCCTTTCAACCTTAGGtaaaatctcatcatccaatctagcaaacatctt
This DNA window, taken from Miscanthus floridulus cultivar M001 chromosome 13, ASM1932011v1, whole genome shotgun sequence, encodes the following:
- the LOC136499780 gene encoding uncharacterized protein produces the protein MPTETEGTNTHTPHARASPPHRRRPPRRTHSPPSPALAPAPPRARALHADAGALPAVAGASPPRGRLLPSTPSQNRRARVEDEAAGEGLRRAEAPARRRQGDNDSSSPTTRSSTAAAASSPPPPPPPGGPPQPPPPGKEGLATSSIAEVCANLSSQIAKNDMHDLF